A section of the Paralichthys olivaceus isolate ysfri-2021 chromosome 14, ASM2471397v2, whole genome shotgun sequence genome encodes:
- the LOC109629695 gene encoding monocarboxylate transporter 12-B-like isoform X2, with protein MLCAPLGGFLGSRLSCRATMILGGLLSAAGFVLSSFASSVEYLYTSLGILTGLGFALSYTPAIAMVGSYFSERKALAYGIAQSGSGIGTFILAPVVQLLIEHYSWRGALLILGGFVSNLCVCGALMRPLEPRGERKPKKVTNSEQACLTTVLDTKDTEQVPADCSQVEPKQLEISNLKETRGLLIANGALKNTRLDNDKLTERNISLLSGPTDMKVSECILFSNKLTETVLGEIKRSDSKLANGSTIGDMKLVESLILSSKADTTDVRTSSRGRCFCSEFTEEFGFLVRPDFLILSVSFLFLAYGCSAPVVYLVPYALSVGVDYKHAAFLMSIFGVSGIVGNITFGWITDRKCLKKYRMLSYMVAIGLEGLCCMFVPLLHSFSLLVPFSVLYGYFDGAYVALIPVVTSDIVGSTYLTSGLGVVYFLHAIPYLISPPIGGWLVDRTGDYAATFLLSGACFMFSSVVLISTMLVRRCRRSKSNSVAHLDLNQGASVAAQQGII; from the exons ATGCTTTGTG CTCCTCTGGGTGGTTTCCTTGGGAGCCGTCTGTCCTGCAGAGCCACAATGATCCTGGGGGGTTTGCTCTCTGCTGCCGGGTTCGTCCTCAGCTCCTTCGCTTCCAGTGTGGAATATCTCTACACTTCCCTGGGGATCCTCACAG GTCTTGGCTTTGCTCTCAGCTACACACCAGCCATAGCGATGGTTGGGAGTTACTTCAGTGAGAGGAAAGCTCTGGCCTATGGCATCGCCCAGTCTG GTAGTGGCATCGGGACCTTCATCCTGGCTCCTGTCGTCCAACTGCTCATAGAGCATTACTCCTGGAGAGGAGCTCTGCTCATCCTGGGAGGATTTGTTTCcaacctgtgtgtttgtggagctcTGATGAGGCCGCTGGAGCCAAGAGGTGAAAG GAAACCAAAGAAGGTGACTAACTCAGAGCAAGCCTGCCTGACAACAGTGCTGGACACGAAAGACACTGAACAAGTACCAGCTGACTGCAGCCAGGTGGAGCCAAAGCAGCTGGAAATAAGCAACTTAAAGGAAACTCGAGGGCTGCTCATAGCCAACGGAGCGCTCAAAAACACGAGACTGGACAACGACAAACTAACTGAGAGGAACATATCGTTGCTCTCCGGCCCGACAGATATGAAGGTGTCTGAATGCATTTTATTCAGCAACAAGCTAACGGAGACAGTGCTCGGGGAGATCAAACGCTCGGATTCCAAGTTAGCAAATGGAAGCACGATCGGGGACATGAAGTTAGTGGAATCTTTGATCCTGAGCAGTAAAGCTGACACGACAGATGTCAGGACCTCATCCAGAGGTCGGTGTTTTTGCTCCGAGTTCACAGAGGAGTTTGGTTTCCTTGTGAGGCCCGACTTCCTGATTCTGTCGGTGTCCTTCCTGTTTTTGGCGTACGGCTGCAGCGCTCCAGTTGTTTACCTGGTCCCATACGCCCTCAGTGTGGGGGTGGACTACAAGCACGCCGCCTTCCTCATGTCCATATTTGGAGTCAGCGGCATTGTGGGGAACATCACCTTCGGATGGATCACGGACAGGAA GTGTCTGAAGAAGTATCGCATGCTGAGCTACATGGTGGCGATCGGCCTGGAGGGCCTCTGCTGCATGTTCGTCCCCCTCCTTCACTCCTTCTCGCTCCTTGTCCCGTTTTCCGTGCTCTACGGATACTTTGACGGAGCATATGTGGCGCTCATCCCAGTGGTGACCTCTGACATTGTGGGCTCCACCTATCTCACCTCCGGCCTGGGTGTGGTCTACTTCCTGCACGCTATCCCTTACCTGATCAGTCCGCCGATAGGAG gttgGTTGGTCGACAGGACGGGCGACTATGCAGCAACCTTCCTCCTCAGCGGCGCCTGCTTCATGTTCAGCTCCGTGGTCCTAATATCCACCATGTTAGTCAGACGCTGCCGGAGGTCCAAGTCTAACTCAGTTGCTCATTTAGATCTGAATCAGGGTGCTTCTGTCGCGGCTCAGCAGGGAATCATATGA
- the LOC109629695 gene encoding monocarboxylate transporter 12-B-like isoform X1: protein MAVNKEKKPKEGRSVSGVTTAPEGGWGWMIVAGCFLATICIRAVTRCVSIFFVEFQLHFEQDYSTTAWIHSLIDCTTMLCAPLGGFLGSRLSCRATMILGGLLSAAGFVLSSFASSVEYLYTSLGILTGLGFALSYTPAIAMVGSYFSERKALAYGIAQSGSGIGTFILAPVVQLLIEHYSWRGALLILGGFVSNLCVCGALMRPLEPRGERKPKKVTNSEQACLTTVLDTKDTEQVPADCSQVEPKQLEISNLKETRGLLIANGALKNTRLDNDKLTERNISLLSGPTDMKVSECILFSNKLTETVLGEIKRSDSKLANGSTIGDMKLVESLILSSKADTTDVRTSSRGRCFCSEFTEEFGFLVRPDFLILSVSFLFLAYGCSAPVVYLVPYALSVGVDYKHAAFLMSIFGVSGIVGNITFGWITDRKCLKKYRMLSYMVAIGLEGLCCMFVPLLHSFSLLVPFSVLYGYFDGAYVALIPVVTSDIVGSTYLTSGLGVVYFLHAIPYLISPPIGGWLVDRTGDYAATFLLSGACFMFSSVVLISTMLVRRCRRSKSNSVAHLDLNQGASVAAQQGII, encoded by the exons ATGGCAGTCAACAAGGAGAAGAAGCCCAAAGAAGGCAGGAGCGTGTCTGGGGTCACGACAGCACCGGAAGGCGGCTGGGGTTGGATGATCGTTGCTGGTTGTTTCCTCGCCACCATCTGCATTCGGGCAGTGACCAG ATGTGTCTCCATCTTCTTCGTGGAGTTCCAGCTGCACTTTGAGCAGGATTATTCCACCACCGCCTGGATCCACAGTCTGATTGACTGTACCACCATGCTTTGTG CTCCTCTGGGTGGTTTCCTTGGGAGCCGTCTGTCCTGCAGAGCCACAATGATCCTGGGGGGTTTGCTCTCTGCTGCCGGGTTCGTCCTCAGCTCCTTCGCTTCCAGTGTGGAATATCTCTACACTTCCCTGGGGATCCTCACAG GTCTTGGCTTTGCTCTCAGCTACACACCAGCCATAGCGATGGTTGGGAGTTACTTCAGTGAGAGGAAAGCTCTGGCCTATGGCATCGCCCAGTCTG GTAGTGGCATCGGGACCTTCATCCTGGCTCCTGTCGTCCAACTGCTCATAGAGCATTACTCCTGGAGAGGAGCTCTGCTCATCCTGGGAGGATTTGTTTCcaacctgtgtgtttgtggagctcTGATGAGGCCGCTGGAGCCAAGAGGTGAAAG GAAACCAAAGAAGGTGACTAACTCAGAGCAAGCCTGCCTGACAACAGTGCTGGACACGAAAGACACTGAACAAGTACCAGCTGACTGCAGCCAGGTGGAGCCAAAGCAGCTGGAAATAAGCAACTTAAAGGAAACTCGAGGGCTGCTCATAGCCAACGGAGCGCTCAAAAACACGAGACTGGACAACGACAAACTAACTGAGAGGAACATATCGTTGCTCTCCGGCCCGACAGATATGAAGGTGTCTGAATGCATTTTATTCAGCAACAAGCTAACGGAGACAGTGCTCGGGGAGATCAAACGCTCGGATTCCAAGTTAGCAAATGGAAGCACGATCGGGGACATGAAGTTAGTGGAATCTTTGATCCTGAGCAGTAAAGCTGACACGACAGATGTCAGGACCTCATCCAGAGGTCGGTGTTTTTGCTCCGAGTTCACAGAGGAGTTTGGTTTCCTTGTGAGGCCCGACTTCCTGATTCTGTCGGTGTCCTTCCTGTTTTTGGCGTACGGCTGCAGCGCTCCAGTTGTTTACCTGGTCCCATACGCCCTCAGTGTGGGGGTGGACTACAAGCACGCCGCCTTCCTCATGTCCATATTTGGAGTCAGCGGCATTGTGGGGAACATCACCTTCGGATGGATCACGGACAGGAA GTGTCTGAAGAAGTATCGCATGCTGAGCTACATGGTGGCGATCGGCCTGGAGGGCCTCTGCTGCATGTTCGTCCCCCTCCTTCACTCCTTCTCGCTCCTTGTCCCGTTTTCCGTGCTCTACGGATACTTTGACGGAGCATATGTGGCGCTCATCCCAGTGGTGACCTCTGACATTGTGGGCTCCACCTATCTCACCTCCGGCCTGGGTGTGGTCTACTTCCTGCACGCTATCCCTTACCTGATCAGTCCGCCGATAGGAG gttgGTTGGTCGACAGGACGGGCGACTATGCAGCAACCTTCCTCCTCAGCGGCGCCTGCTTCATGTTCAGCTCCGTGGTCCTAATATCCACCATGTTAGTCAGACGCTGCCGGAGGTCCAAGTCTAACTCAGTTGCTCATTTAGATCTGAATCAGGGTGCTTCTGTCGCGGCTCAGCAGGGAATCATATGA